Genomic DNA from Salinibacterium sp. NK8237:
TGCTGGTAGATGGGGCGGCGCGCATTCGTCGACATGACGAAGGCAGCAACGATGCCCTTGAGCACAGCAATCTCCGCTTGGATCTCAGCGGGGATCACAAGGCTGCCGCCGAAGCGAGCCAAAGCGTCAGTCGGATGAGCTTCACGCGTCGCCTGAACGGCGGCACCGGCGAAGCGGCCGATGAGCTGACTCGTGAGGTTCTTGAGGCGACCATGCGCGGCACGGGAGCCATCCCACTGATCAATCCACGGGTCGAGAAGATCGAGACGGTCGAAGGCCGCAATGAGTTCGTCGTGCGTGAACTCGCCACCGATCCACTCAAACATCGACTTCACAAGGTCGTCGTGGTTGACGCGAGCACCGAGCGCGGTGACATCAATAAAGTCACCAACGATGGCGTCTTCGAAATCGTGGACCGAATAGGCGATGTCGTCAGAGAGATCCATCACTTGCGCTTCGATGCACCGCTGGCGGTCGGGAGCACCGGCACGCAGCCACTCGAACGCGGCAGTGTCATCATCGAAGAAGCCATATTTGCTGCGACCGCTCGGGTCAGGAATACCCTGAGCGCTCGGCCACGGGTACTTCGTGCTTGCGTCCAAGCTGGCCCGCGTGAGGTTGAGACCGTAGCTCTTGCCATCCGGGCCAAACACCTTGGGTTCGATGCGCGTCAACAGACGAAGCGTCTGAGCATTGCCCTCGAAGCCGCCAATGTCAGCCGCCCACTCATTGAGCGCACGCTCGCCATTGTGGCCAAAGGGCGGATGCCCGAGGTCGTGCGAGAGACACGCTGTGTCGACAACATCAGGGTCAAGGCCGAGGCTGTCGGCAAGCTCGCGGCCCACTTGAGCGACCTCGAGCGAGTGGGTGAGACGGTTGCGGGCAAAATCGGTGCCCATCGTCGGGCTTAAGACTTGAGTCTTGGCGGCTAGACGGCGCAGTGCACTCGAATGAAGCACTCGTGCACGGTCCCGCGCAAAATCGCTGCGACGACTCGAATGCTGCTCGGGAAACCAACGCTCGGCGTCAGCCTCGGTATAGCCATTAGCCGCCACTGGTGCTCAATTCTGCTTGGTTGAGTTCACTACGGTGAGTCTCCTGCAGTTCGCGGCTATCGAGCCAACCCTGCGGAAGTGATGGCTTCTTCGGCGTTCCCGCGCGACCACGTTGGCCTTCAGCGTCAGCACCCGGGTACTGCTGGCTCCAATCGAGCTGAGCCAACAGTTCGTCGAGCTGAGCGAGGTCGTGCACGGTCGCCATTGCTGCGCGCAACTCTCCGCCGACCGCATAGCCCTTGAAATACCAGGCGACATGCTTGCGGATGTCGCGGCACGCTCGATCTTCATCGCCGAAGAATTCCACCAGCAGTTCGGCATGACGCTTAAACGCAATGGCGACTTCGCCGAGTGTTGGCTCTGCCTTGAGGGACTCTCCTCGGAAGGCGGCAGCGAGGTCACCGAACAACCACGGGCGGCCGAGGCAACCGCGACCGACAACGACTCCGTCGCATCCGGTCTCGTCGACCATGCGCAGAGCATCGGCGGCACTCCAGATGTCACCGTTACCGAGAATCGGGGTATCGGTGATGGTGTTCTTGAGCTTTTCGATGGCCGACCAGTCTGCGTGCCCCGAATAGAACTCTGCGGCAGTGCGCGCGTGCAATGCGATGCTCGCAACACCAGCGCCGGCGCCAACGCGGGCAGCCTCAAGGTAGGTCAAGTGGTCAGAGTCGATGCCCTTGCGCATCTTGATCGTCAGCGGAACATCGCCGGCAGCCTTCACCGCGCCCTCGACGATGTCGCGGAACAGGTCGATCTTCCACGGAAGCGCCGCTCCCCCACCCTTGCGAGTGACTTTGGGAACGGGGCATCCGAAGTTCAAGTCAATGTGGTCGGCACGGTCTTCGGCCACCAACATCGTGACCGCTTCAGACACCGTCTTAGGGTCAACCCCATAGAGCTGGATGCTGCGGGTCGTCTCTGACTCGTGGTGCGTGATGAGACGCATGCTCTCCGGCGTGCGCTCAACGAGGGCACGACTCGTGATCATTTCGCTGACATACAGCCCAGCGCCGTATTCGCGGCAGAGCCGGCGAAAAGCGGTGTTGGTGATGCCGGCCATGGGCGCCAAAACGACAGGAACATCAAGGTCGAGGTTCCCGATTGAGAGCTGTGGCGCGACACGCGGGTCGGCAGGGGCAAGAATAGTCACGTAGCAATTGTCCCACGGCGCGCCTGAACCAGCGCCGCACATACCGGGAGGCCCCGAATGACCGCAGGAACCGACCGCGTCCGCGACGATGCCGAGCGCCGCGGCATCCCGATCGAGATCGTCGAACGCGCACCAGCGACCTCTCTCGAACACGCCGCCGAACTGCTCGGAATCACCCCCGCCGAGATCGTGAAGTCCCTCGTTGTCAAACGCAGCGACGGCAGCTACCTCTTTGCCCTCGTTCCCGGCGACCGCCAGATTTCGTGGCCAAAGCTGCGCGCCGTCGTCGGCGTCAATAAGTTGCGGATGCCCGAAGCCTCCCTTGCGCTCGAAGCCACCGGATTTGCGCGCGGCACCATCACCCCGCTCGGCAGCAGCACCGCTTGGCCCGTGTTCGCCGACGAACGCATCGCGGGCAAGCGAGTATCGATGGGTGCCGGAGATCACGGCCACACGGCGTGGATACAGGCCGACGAACTCATCAGCGGCCTAGAGGCGACCGTCGCCGACATAACGAGCGAAACAGGAACCGACTAATGGCCCTCGAGGAACATCCCAACGTCTTTCGATTCGAAGCTCGCCTGTGGGTGAGCCCCGCACCGCGAGAAGAAGCTCGTGAACAGCTGCGCGCCCAGCGCGCATGGGACAAGGAGAACGCGAGGCTTCAGCGCTGGTGGGTTTCCTTCAGCATTGGTGCCGCGGTTGGGGTTGGCGGAATTCTGGCGGTCGGAGCCGCATCGAACCTCGATCCCACCCTCTACCTGCTGCTGTTACCTCTCGGCTTTGGCGGCGGCGCCATCCTCGGAGCCCTCATCAACAAGCGCTTCAAT
This window encodes:
- the dusB gene encoding tRNA dihydrouridine synthase DusB, with translation MCGAGSGAPWDNCYVTILAPADPRVAPQLSIGNLDLDVPVVLAPMAGITNTAFRRLCREYGAGLYVSEMITSRALVERTPESMRLITHHESETTRSIQLYGVDPKTVSEAVTMLVAEDRADHIDLNFGCPVPKVTRKGGGAALPWKIDLFRDIVEGAVKAAGDVPLTIKMRKGIDSDHLTYLEAARVGAGAGVASIALHARTAAEFYSGHADWSAIEKLKNTITDTPILGNGDIWSAADALRMVDETGCDGVVVGRGCLGRPWLFGDLAAAFRGESLKAEPTLGEVAIAFKRHAELLVEFFGDEDRACRDIRKHVAWYFKGYAVGGELRAAMATVHDLAQLDELLAQLDWSQQYPGADAEGQRGRAGTPKKPSLPQGWLDSRELQETHRSELNQAELSTSGG
- a CDS encoding deoxyguanosinetriphosphate triphosphohydrolase; amino-acid sequence: MAANGYTEADAERWFPEQHSSRRSDFARDRARVLHSSALRRLAAKTQVLSPTMGTDFARNRLTHSLEVAQVGRELADSLGLDPDVVDTACLSHDLGHPPFGHNGERALNEWAADIGGFEGNAQTLRLLTRIEPKVFGPDGKSYGLNLTRASLDASTKYPWPSAQGIPDPSGRSKYGFFDDDTAAFEWLRAGAPDRQRCIEAQVMDLSDDIAYSVHDFEDAIVGDFIDVTALGARVNHDDLVKSMFEWIGGEFTHDELIAAFDRLDLLDPWIDQWDGSRAAHGRLKNLTSQLIGRFAGAAVQATREAHPTDALARFGGSLVIPAEIQAEIAVLKGIVAAFVMSTNARRPIYQQQRDVLTELADVLLWTAPVNLDSGFTADWNSAENDHQRKRAVVDQVASLTDQSAIAWHTRLVG
- a CDS encoding aminoacyl-tRNA deacylase, with translation MTAGTDRVRDDAERRGIPIEIVERAPATSLEHAAELLGITPAEIVKSLVVKRSDGSYLFALVPGDRQISWPKLRAVVGVNKLRMPEASLALEATGFARGTITPLGSSTAWPVFADERIAGKRVSMGAGDHGHTAWIQADELISGLEATVADITSETGTD